A region of Nitrospirota bacterium DNA encodes the following proteins:
- a CDS encoding cytochrome c, translating into MKRLIFIAITSATIFCIAAIYSGEAMTAATESPVKVEMRLLDSAFKNLITSLILNNPKGIEAPFHEVHKAKMNTEKAMEKGEIKLPKNGDRLKEFIEMDEKFHKELEGLLAASGKGDMKKVQAAAHRLLDACVQCHNRFRN; encoded by the coding sequence ATGAAAAGACTTATATTTATTGCGATCACATCAGCAACTATTTTCTGCATAGCGGCCATTTATTCAGGGGAGGCCATGACTGCAGCAACAGAAAGTCCGGTAAAGGTTGAAATGAGGCTTCTGGACAGCGCTTTCAAGAATCTTATAACTTCCCTGATCCTGAATAATCCTAAGGGCATTGAGGCCCCGTTTCATGAGGTTCACAAGGCAAAGATGAATACAGAGAAGGCCATGGAAAAAGGGGAGATCAAACTTCCGAAGAATGGGGACAGATTAAAAGAGTTTATAGAGATGGATGAAAAATTCCACAAGGAATTAGAAGGACTGCTTGCAGCATCAGGAAAGGGCGACATGAAGAAGGTGCAGGCTGCTGCGCACAGACTGTTGGACGCATGTGTTCAGTGCCACAATAGATTCAGGAATTGA
- a CDS encoding EamA family transporter, with the protein MSWVFYALITAFSIATADAISKKALVRSNEYVVAWVRQGYSLPFLVVAFFFIDIPPLDTTFWLTLLIVIPLDVTAIILYIKAISLSPLSLTIPFIALSPVFVIITAFVVLGELPDISGLIGIFLIVAGAYLLNVRATRHGVLGPIKAIRKEKGSVFMIIVAIIFSFTSTLGKVAVIHSSPLFFGAFYPFVLTIVFTIIAGLKGQLSGIISRPWIFLGIGFCMAVMMLSHYLALSLTDVAYMISVKRCSLLFSVIYGWAIFKEISISERLIGSILMIAGVVAITLF; encoded by the coding sequence ATGTCCTGGGTCTTCTATGCACTCATAACTGCCTTTTCCATTGCTACAGCCGATGCCATAAGCAAAAAGGCTTTGGTCCGGTCAAATGAATATGTCGTCGCATGGGTCAGACAGGGCTACTCTCTCCCCTTTTTAGTCGTTGCATTCTTTTTTATTGATATACCCCCATTGGACACTACCTTCTGGCTGACCCTTCTGATAGTAATACCGCTGGATGTAACTGCCATTATTCTATACATTAAGGCTATCAGCCTTTCTCCGCTATCTCTGACTATACCATTTATTGCACTAAGCCCCGTCTTTGTAATTATTACTGCCTTTGTGGTACTCGGTGAACTGCCGGATATCTCAGGCCTCATTGGCATATTCCTGATCGTGGCAGGGGCTTACCTCCTTAATGTCAGGGCCACAAGGCATGGCGTGCTTGGTCCCATAAAGGCAATCAGGAAAGAAAAAGGGTCAGTCTTTATGATCATAGTCGCCATCATATTTAGTTTTACCTCTACACTTGGAAAGGTTGCTGTAATTCACTCGAGTCCCCTGTTTTTCGGGGCATTCTATCCATTTGTGCTTACTATTGTATTCACTATAATTGCAGGACTCAAAGGGCAGTTGTCGGGTATAATATCACGGCCATGGATATTTCTGGGGATTGGGTTCTGTATGGCAGTGATGATGCTCTCCCATTATCTTGCACTCAGTCTTACGGATGTTGCCTACATGATATCAGTCAAGAGGTGCAGTCTGCTGTTTAGCGTAATATATGGATGGGCGATATTCAAGGAGATAAGTATTTCAGAAAGATTGATCGGTTCGATATTGATGATCGCCGGTGTGGTCGCTATAACCTTATTTTAA
- the rsgA gene encoding ribosome small subunit-dependent GTPase A, with amino-acid sequence MELIELGFDRWFKDQAAETARPEQQFARVTAVDRGSCLVRNEREEIPARVSGKFRYTAKSSAELPCVGDWVCVQYHNSGSTAVIHEVIHRKTFLCRKYAGRTVDIQMIAANIDTAFIVQSCHYDFNIKRLERYLVMANEGHIKPIVILSKIDLITPDEVERRITEIRQSGISYDLIALSCTTGAGVDVIRKHLVPGSTYCLLGSSGVGKTTLINRIIGRDVFDTKAVSGTGEGTHSTARRQLIILDQGAMLIDTPGMRELGIPGAGEGIDDSFSDIVELSLSCRFTNCSHTNIPGCAVLTAMENGELNEDHYRNYLKLRKESEHYQMSYAEKRKKDKTFGRVVRSVMKQMGKYDDDERL; translated from the coding sequence ATGGAATTGATAGAACTTGGATTTGACCGCTGGTTTAAAGATCAGGCTGCTGAAACAGCTCGACCAGAGCAGCAATTTGCCCGGGTAACTGCGGTTGATCGTGGATCATGCCTCGTCCGAAACGAACGTGAGGAAATACCAGCCAGGGTTTCAGGGAAATTCCGCTACACTGCCAAGTCAAGTGCAGAACTGCCTTGTGTCGGCGACTGGGTTTGTGTGCAATACCACAACTCAGGAAGCACGGCGGTAATTCATGAGGTTATACATAGAAAGACATTCTTGTGCCGTAAGTATGCGGGCAGGACAGTGGACATACAGATGATCGCGGCAAACATAGACACTGCGTTCATTGTTCAATCATGTCATTACGATTTCAATATTAAAAGACTCGAACGATACCTTGTGATGGCAAATGAAGGCCATATAAAGCCAATCGTCATCCTTAGCAAGATAGACTTGATTACGCCCGATGAGGTGGAGAGAAGGATCACGGAGATCAGGCAGTCCGGTATCTCTTATGACCTCATCGCCCTCAGCTGCACGACCGGCGCCGGGGTTGATGTAATCCGGAAACATCTTGTTCCAGGCAGTACATACTGCCTCCTTGGTTCATCAGGAGTCGGCAAGACCACACTCATAAACCGCATCATCGGCCGGGATGTATTCGACACAAAGGCCGTCAGCGGCACCGGAGAAGGTACGCACTCAACAGCACGCCGGCAACTGATCATTCTTGATCAGGGGGCGATGTTGATAGATACGCCGGGAATGCGGGAGTTAGGAATTCCGGGGGCTGGAGAAGGGATAGATGATAGTTTCAGCGATATCGTGGAACTTTCGCTGAGCTGCCGCTTCACCAATTGCAGCCACACCAATATCCCTGGATGTGCAGTTCTGACGGCAATGGAAAATGGGGAACTGAACGAGGATCACTATCGTAATTATCTAAAGCTCAGAAAGGAATCAGAACATTATCAGATGTCATATGCTGAAAAGAGAAAGAAAGATAAAACGTTTGGCCGGGTTGTCCGCTCAGTAATGAAACAGATGGGAAAATATGATGATGATGAGAGGTTATAG
- a CDS encoding M48 family metallopeptidase: MQKIIIGDINIDVVRKVIKNVHLSVYPPLGRVRISAPVRMDMDAIREFAISKLKWIKKHQHRIRSQEREAPREYITGESHYYLGRRYLLRIIEYKASPDVLIKHETIDLYVRPDSSVEKRASILDEWYRKKMKEIVIGLISQYEKVMKVQVSEFGIKKMKTRWGTCGVRAKRIWLNLELAKKPLDCIEYVVVHEMAHLLERNHNDRFKSLLDLYLPKWRSYKDELNRRPLRHEDWSC; this comes from the coding sequence ATGCAAAAGATCATAATCGGCGATATTAACATTGATGTAGTGCGTAAGGTTATCAAGAATGTGCACCTTAGCGTTTATCCGCCTCTGGGCAGGGTGCGTATTTCCGCACCGGTACGTATGGACATGGATGCCATCAGGGAATTTGCCATTTCAAAATTGAAATGGATAAAGAAACACCAGCACAGGATCCGTAGTCAGGAGAGGGAGGCACCGAGAGAATATATAACAGGTGAAAGCCATTACTACCTCGGAAGGCGTTACCTGTTAAGGATTATAGAATATAAGGCATCGCCGGATGTTTTAATAAAGCATGAGACAATTGATTTGTATGTTCGTCCGGATAGCAGCGTGGAAAAAAGGGCGTCTATCCTGGATGAGTGGTACCGGAAGAAAATGAAAGAGATTGTTATCGGATTAATTTCGCAGTATGAAAAGGTTATGAAGGTTCAGGTGTCTGAGTTTGGCATAAAGAAGATGAAGACCAGGTGGGGAACCTGCGGCGTACGCGCAAAGAGGATCTGGCTGAACCTTGAACTGGCGAAGAAGCCATTAGACTGTATCGAATATGTAGTTGTACATGAAATGGCGCACCTGTTGGAACGAAACCATAACGATAGATTTAAATCTCTCCTGGATCTGTATTTACCAAAGTGGAGATCTTATAAAGATGAGTTGAACAGACGCCCATTACGTCATGAAGACTGGAGCTGCTGA
- a CDS encoding bifunctional precorrin-2 dehydrogenase/sirohydrochlorin ferrochelatase produces MKNKGYYPVFLDLTGKRCVIVGGGQVAERKCSSLIRTGTLITVIAPEITKRLRNYKDKSLIKHIGRVYRKGDLTSANIVIAATSSRETNERVARDAELLHKLINVVDTPDLCNFIVPSVFRRGMLSIAVSTGGVSPAFAREIRKELEKMYGPELAKKLRAIGEMRDRAKKEISGKKERERFIKRNTLAIKRGVNLK; encoded by the coding sequence ATGAAAAATAAAGGTTACTATCCTGTTTTTTTAGACCTCACAGGAAAAAGATGTGTAATAGTTGGCGGGGGTCAGGTGGCTGAAAGAAAATGTTCGTCACTCATCAGGACAGGTACGCTGATTACCGTGATAGCGCCTGAGATTACAAAACGACTCAGGAATTATAAGGATAAGAGTCTGATAAAACACATAGGACGTGTGTACAGAAAAGGTGATTTGACATCAGCGAATATTGTGATAGCGGCAACCAGTTCCAGAGAAACCAATGAAAGAGTGGCGAGAGATGCTGAGTTACTACACAAGCTGATTAATGTTGTTGATACCCCGGATTTGTGTAATTTCATTGTCCCTTCTGTTTTCAGAAGGGGCATGCTTTCAATAGCCGTTTCAACCGGAGGTGTAAGTCCTGCATTCGCAAGGGAGATAAGGAAGGAGCTTGAAAAGATGTATGGACCGGAACTGGCAAAAAAACTCAGGGCAATCGGTGAAATGAGGGACAGGGCGAAGAAAGAGATAAGCGGCAAAAAGGAGCGGGAGAGATTTATAAAAAGGAATACATTGGCAATAAAGAGGGGAGTGAATTTAAAATAA
- a CDS encoding GyrI-like domain-containing protein, with amino-acid sequence MKKIDYKKELKHLYNPSARKVDIVEVPPMNFITIDGEGDPNASQSFSDAIEALFPIAYTLKFMVKKGDIGIDYGVLPLECLWWADDMSAFSTGNKDVWKWTLMIMQPEFITREMVKEATEEVKRKKRPVALPLVRFETFKEGKAAQILHVGPFSEERPTIEKVHLFIKENGSNRIGKHHEIYLSDIRRAAPEKWKTIVRQQMS; translated from the coding sequence GTGAAAAAGATAGACTACAAAAAAGAGCTTAAGCACCTGTACAACCCATCCGCCAGGAAAGTAGATATTGTAGAGGTACCCCCTATGAATTTCATCACGATAGATGGAGAGGGTGACCCGAATGCATCGCAATCATTCAGTGATGCGATCGAAGCCCTGTTTCCGATCGCCTATACTTTGAAGTTCATGGTTAAAAAGGGCGACATCGGTATTGATTACGGAGTCTTGCCACTCGAATGTCTCTGGTGGGCTGATGACATGTCTGCATTCAGCACGGGAAATAAAGATGTATGGAAATGGACATTGATGATTATGCAGCCGGAATTCATTACTCGAGAAATGGTTAAGGAGGCGACGGAAGAAGTGAAAAGGAAGAAAAGACCTGTTGCCTTGCCTTTGGTCAGGTTTGAAACATTCAAGGAGGGAAAGGCTGCGCAAATATTGCATGTTGGACCGTTCTCAGAGGAAAGGCCGACCATTGAGAAGGTACATTTATTTATCAAAGAAAATGGCAGCAATAGGATTGGCAAGCATCATGAAATATATTTAAGCGACATCAGACGAGCTGCACCGGAAAAGTGGAAAACAATCGTCAGACAACAAATGTCATAA
- a CDS encoding dienelactone hydrolase family protein, translated as MKTLNGIMILMLFFLVTACSTLQTREIDYSSNGQALKGYLAYDNNIKGKRPGVLVVHEWWGNNEYTRKRARMLAELGYTAFALDMYGDGKQATHPNEAGKFAEEVRRNKDEAEKRFMAALNLLRAQKTVNPDQIAAIGYCFGGGVVLQMARMGVDLDGVVSFHGSLSTDTPAEPGVVKARVLVLHGADDSFVTPEQVDQFKKEMQRAGVDYRFVAYPGAMHAFTNPEADSYGKKFNIPLKYDPEADRQSWIEMKSFFKSLFR; from the coding sequence ATGAAAACTTTAAATGGAATAATGATTCTAATGTTGTTTTTTCTTGTTACTGCTTGTTCAACATTGCAAACCAGGGAGATAGACTATAGTTCCAATGGCCAGGCGCTGAAGGGATACCTGGCCTATGACAATAACATCAAAGGCAAACGCCCCGGTGTTTTGGTGGTTCATGAGTGGTGGGGTAATAACGAATATACCCGGAAGCGGGCACGAATGCTGGCGGAGTTGGGTTATACGGCTTTTGCCCTCGACATGTACGGTGACGGCAAGCAGGCAACGCATCCCAACGAGGCCGGTAAGTTTGCAGAAGAAGTCAGGCGCAATAAAGATGAAGCCGAAAAGCGTTTCATGGCAGCATTGAATCTCCTTCGGGCTCAAAAGACGGTTAACCCTGATCAGATAGCTGCTATAGGTTATTGCTTTGGCGGTGGTGTAGTATTGCAAATGGCCCGAATGGGAGTGGACCTGGATGGTGTGGTAAGCTTCCATGGAAGTCTCTCAACTGACACACCTGCAGAGCCCGGTGTTGTAAAGGCCAGAGTTCTTGTGCTGCATGGAGCGGACGACTCTTTTGTCACCCCTGAGCAGGTAGACCAGTTTAAGAAGGAAATGCAAAGAGCCGGAGTTGATTACAGGTTTGTGGCCTATCCAGGCGCTATGCACGCCTTTACAAATCCAGAGGCAGATAGTTATGGAAAGAAGTTCAATATTCCTTTGAAATATGATCCTGAGGCAGACAGACAATCATGGATTGAGATGAAGTCATTCTTTAAATCTTTATTCCGGTAG
- a CDS encoding SAP domain-containing protein produces the protein MTLQEIKKMAQQVGIPASGTKVDLIKSIQRNEGNFDCFGTASTGFCDQNSCIWRTDCLKPSKKAQ, from the coding sequence ATGACACTTCAGGAAATCAAAAAGATGGCCCAGCAGGTTGGGATCCCGGCATCAGGAACCAAGGTTGATCTGATTAAATCAATTCAGCGAAATGAGGGTAATTTTGATTGCTTTGGGACAGCAAGCACTGGTTTTTGCGACCAGAATAGCTGCATTTGGAGAACCGACTGCCTGAAGCCTTCTAAGAAGGCACAGTAA